One genomic segment of Flagellimonas marinaquae includes these proteins:
- a CDS encoding 1,4-dihydroxy-2-naphthoyl-CoA synthase, translating to MESPNWQTAMEFEDITYKKSNGVARIAFNRPDVRNAFRPKTTSELYRAFYDAQEDTSIGVVLLSGEGPSSKDGKWAFCSGGDQKARGHKGYVGEDGYHRLNILEVQRLIRFMPKVVIAVVPGWAVGGGHSLHVVCDMTLASKEHAIFKQTDADVTSFDGGYGSAYLAKMVGQKKAREIFFLGRNYSAQEAYEMGMVNAVVPHEELEDTAYQWAQEILAKSPTSIKMLKFAMNLTDDGMVGQQVFAGEATRLAYMTDEAIEGRNAFLEKRKPDFGKDKWIP from the coding sequence ATGGAATCACCCAACTGGCAGACCGCCATGGAATTTGAAGATATTACCTATAAAAAAAGTAACGGGGTTGCACGTATCGCTTTCAACCGTCCTGATGTTCGGAACGCTTTCCGCCCTAAAACCACGAGCGAGCTCTACAGGGCTTTTTACGATGCACAGGAAGATACCTCAATCGGGGTGGTATTGCTTTCTGGCGAAGGACCCTCATCCAAAGATGGTAAATGGGCCTTTTGCAGCGGTGGGGACCAAAAGGCCAGGGGACACAAAGGTTATGTGGGCGAAGATGGTTATCATCGTTTAAATATTTTGGAAGTACAGCGCCTAATTCGGTTTATGCCCAAAGTGGTAATTGCCGTTGTGCCCGGTTGGGCCGTTGGTGGTGGACATAGCCTGCATGTAGTATGTGATATGACCTTGGCCAGTAAGGAGCATGCCATTTTTAAGCAAACGGATGCCGATGTGACCAGTTTTGATGGCGGCTATGGTTCTGCTTATCTGGCAAAAATGGTCGGACAAAAAAAGGCTCGCGAAATTTTCTTTTTAGGTAGAAATTATTCAGCACAAGAAGCCTATGAAATGGGCATGGTGAATGCTGTGGTTCCCCACGAGGAACTCGAAGATACAGCCTACCAATGGGCTCAGGAAATCCTGGCAAAATCACCAACATCCATAAAAATGCTAAAATTTGCCATGAACCTTACCGACGACGGTATGGTAGGGCAACAAGTTTTTGCCGGTGAAGCTACTCGATTGGCCTATATGACCGATGAAGCTATAGAGGGAAGAAATGCGTTTTTGGAAAAACGTAAGCCAGATTTTGGCAAGGACAAGTGGATTCCGTAA
- a CDS encoding M14 family zinc carboxypeptidase gives MKQLLSLLTILLAVCVHAQDELTSQLYKTYDTYKETSIGKRRIKYADIQPLIQKTAANPKFKVQKVGESIQGRDLNLISIGSGDINIFLWSQMHGDEPTATQAIFDIINFLDAPEFKTEKEEILSKLKLHFLPMLNPDGAEVYTRRNALGIDINRDALRLQSPEGRTLKRIRDSLDADFGFNLHDQSTYYNAERTEKPATISYLATAYNYEKDINELRANAMKVIVYMDKIIQNYAPGQVGRYSDDFEPRAFGDNIAKWGTSLILIESGGYTNDPEKQEIRKLNYVSILSALYTIAKGTYKDIPIEDYEKIPRNDRKLFDLKIENVTYELLGNDYTLDLGIFNHEIDLEDHEQFYYRGSVGDQGDLSTFYGYKTFDAKGYKIVPPKVAKVDRITNAMDLLKNGVAYVKTEMPEKSRFVHLPLMLVHEEFEMKDFSIRPGINPTFFLKKDGILTHAVINGFLIDLSQPLDGQNTGNGLIFR, from the coding sequence ATGAAACAGTTATTGTCGTTACTAACCATCTTGTTGGCCGTTTGTGTACACGCACAAGACGAACTGACTTCCCAATTGTACAAAACATACGACACATACAAGGAAACCAGTATTGGCAAAAGAAGAATTAAATATGCCGATATACAGCCATTAATTCAGAAAACGGCGGCCAATCCCAAGTTCAAGGTCCAAAAAGTTGGAGAATCCATACAAGGAAGAGACTTAAACTTGATCAGTATTGGTTCTGGAGACATCAATATTTTTTTGTGGTCGCAAATGCACGGAGACGAGCCCACGGCAACGCAGGCAATTTTTGATATCATCAATTTTTTGGATGCGCCTGAATTCAAGACCGAGAAAGAAGAAATACTCTCCAAGTTAAAATTGCATTTTTTACCGATGCTTAATCCCGATGGGGCGGAGGTATATACCAGAAGGAATGCATTGGGAATCGACATCAACCGGGATGCTTTGCGATTACAGTCTCCCGAGGGTCGAACCTTAAAAAGAATCCGTGACAGTTTGGACGCCGATTTTGGATTTAATCTGCACGATCAAAGTACGTACTACAATGCCGAACGTACAGAAAAACCAGCCACTATTTCGTACTTGGCAACTGCTTATAACTACGAAAAGGATATCAACGAACTACGCGCCAATGCGATGAAGGTAATCGTATACATGGACAAGATCATCCAAAACTATGCGCCGGGGCAGGTTGGGCGCTATAGCGACGATTTTGAACCCCGTGCATTTGGCGACAATATTGCAAAATGGGGCACAAGCTTAATTTTAATCGAATCCGGAGGCTATACCAACGATCCCGAAAAGCAAGAAATTAGAAAACTAAATTATGTATCAATTCTTTCTGCTTTGTACACTATTGCCAAAGGGACATATAAGGACATCCCTATTGAAGATTACGAAAAAATACCACGTAACGACCGAAAGCTTTTCGATTTAAAGATTGAAAACGTGACCTACGAACTATTGGGAAATGATTACACCCTCGATTTAGGAATTTTTAACCACGAAATCGATTTGGAAGACCATGAGCAATTTTATTATCGAGGTTCTGTCGGTGATCAAGGCGACCTTTCCACCTTTTATGGGTACAAGACCTTTGATGCCAAAGGGTACAAAATTGTGCCGCCTAAAGTGGCTAAGGTAGATCGTATTACCAACGCCATGGATCTGTTAAAAAATGGAGTGGCTTATGTAAAAACCGAAATGCCGGAAAAAAGCAGATTTGTTCATTTACCTTTAATGCTGGTCCATGAGGAGTTTGAAATGAAGGATTTTAGTATTAGACCTGGCATTAATCCAACTTTCTTTTTAAAGAAAGACGGAATATTGACACATGCAGTAATCAACGGATTCTTAATTGACCTATCTCAACCGTTGGATGGCCAAAATACAGGAAACGGATTGATTTTTCGCTAA
- a CDS encoding FG-GAP repeat domain-containing protein — protein MTLVSCSNKKPQQTEEVQLYNKYCASCHVAPKINELTKEIWETSVLPAMVNRMDVEGMYQDPNEVIKGYRPKITLKDWAKLENYIISNAPKLFKPINVPQADTLTQFAYKPFALDDKNGAMITYLEFANQGSTLFYGDLTGKLSSFDYSQEKSLQIFQGNTPITWYSKKDSIEWISEVGILGPSELEKGKLTRKIGDDTLVLENPFHRPVHTLLEDFDGDGKNEIVVSEFGNQSGRLSLLTENDQGTFTKKVLLNLPGAIRTVARDMDNDGKKDIVALITQSNESITIFYQKEDLEFEPMKVIEFSPVFGTSWFELVDYNDDGLDDIVTVQGDNADVSYINKPYHGMRIHLNQGNDHFKESYFYPMYGATRVVARDFDQDGDLDFGLVSTFPNYQEFPERTFVYLENINPESYTFNTNILEDPVMARWFLMDAADIDNDGDEDIVLSSLTLGFTPVPKVLSDRWTNSNVDITVLENLLH, from the coding sequence TTGACGTTAGTTTCGTGCAGTAACAAAAAACCACAACAAACTGAAGAAGTACAACTGTACAACAAGTATTGCGCTAGTTGCCATGTTGCCCCTAAAATTAATGAACTTACCAAAGAAATCTGGGAAACCTCAGTTTTGCCGGCTATGGTAAATCGTATGGATGTAGAAGGTATGTACCAGGATCCGAACGAGGTAATTAAAGGCTATAGGCCAAAAATTACACTAAAGGATTGGGCCAAACTGGAAAATTATATAATTTCCAACGCGCCCAAACTTTTTAAACCAATAAATGTTCCGCAAGCGGACACCCTAACACAATTTGCCTATAAGCCTTTTGCTTTGGATGATAAAAATGGTGCCATGATCACCTACTTGGAGTTTGCGAACCAAGGGAGCACACTATTTTATGGAGATCTTACAGGAAAGTTAAGCTCATTCGACTATTCACAGGAAAAGAGTCTTCAAATTTTTCAAGGTAATACCCCAATTACGTGGTACAGCAAAAAAGATTCAATAGAATGGATTAGCGAAGTGGGCATTCTAGGTCCATCAGAACTGGAAAAAGGGAAACTCACCCGTAAGATAGGAGATGATACCCTTGTACTGGAAAACCCTTTTCATAGGCCGGTACATACACTGCTGGAAGATTTTGACGGAGATGGTAAAAATGAAATAGTGGTGAGCGAATTTGGTAACCAATCCGGCAGATTATCATTATTGACAGAGAATGATCAAGGTACTTTCACTAAAAAAGTCTTGCTCAATCTCCCTGGAGCCATAAGAACGGTGGCGCGGGACATGGACAATGATGGTAAAAAGGACATTGTTGCCTTAATAACACAGAGCAACGAGAGTATAACCATCTTTTATCAAAAAGAAGATTTGGAATTTGAACCCATGAAAGTAATCGAATTCAGTCCTGTTTTTGGAACAAGCTGGTTTGAACTGGTCGATTATAATGATGATGGGTTGGACGATATTGTTACGGTACAAGGGGACAATGCCGATGTATCCTATATCAACAAGCCCTACCATGGCATGCGAATCCATTTAAATCAGGGAAACGACCATTTTAAGGAATCTTACTTTTATCCCATGTACGGGGCAACTAGGGTAGTTGCTCGGGACTTTGATCAAGATGGTGATTTGGATTTTGGATTGGTGAGCACCTTTCCCAACTACCAGGAATTTCCCGAACGTACCTTTGTATATTTGGAAAACATAAACCCCGAAAGCTATACCTTTAATACCAATATTTTGGAAGATCCCGTTATGGCACGCTGGTTTTTAATGGATGCTGCGGATATCGATAACGATGGGGATGAGGATATTGTACTGAGTTCGTTGACCTTGGGCTTTACACCGGTACCTAAAGTTCTATCCGATCGCTGGACCAATAGTAACGTCGACATAACCGTTTTGGAAAATTTGTTGCATTGA
- a CDS encoding N-acetylmuramoyl-L-alanine amidase — MRKTSLIALMAIALGGCSVKKEIVDIPIIFDDQRIELTKEYLLTRYELDQKTPEITPKMVVLHWTAIPSLAKSFTAFNRPTLPNWRPDLENVSGLNVSAHFLVDQDGTIYRLMPETTMARHVIGLNHCAIGIENVGGTTDMPMTKQQLKANIFLVEYLASKYDIDYVIGHQEYTNFEDHPLWLEVDDGYRTVKNDPGMDFVEKVRNATKKFNFKPVPTKK, encoded by the coding sequence ATGAGAAAAACAAGTCTGATTGCCCTAATGGCAATAGCCTTAGGAGGATGCTCCGTAAAAAAGGAAATCGTGGATATCCCTATTATTTTTGATGATCAACGGATCGAACTGACAAAAGAATATCTGCTGACCCGGTATGAGTTGGATCAAAAAACACCAGAAATTACACCAAAAATGGTAGTGTTACATTGGACAGCCATACCATCGTTGGCAAAATCGTTTACCGCTTTTAACCGTCCCACACTGCCCAATTGGCGTCCAGATCTGGAAAATGTGAGCGGGCTTAACGTTTCTGCCCATTTTTTGGTAGATCAAGATGGCACTATTTATCGCTTAATGCCAGAAACAACCATGGCACGTCACGTAATCGGGTTAAACCATTGTGCCATTGGTATAGAGAATGTTGGTGGTACCACAGATATGCCCATGACCAAACAACAACTAAAGGCCAATATATTTTTAGTTGAATATTTAGCTTCCAAATATGACATTGACTATGTAATAGGGCATCAAGAGTACACCAATTTCGAAGACCACCCACTCTGGTTGGAAGTAGATGATGGGTATAGGACCGTAAAAAACGACCCTGGAATGGATTTCGTAGAAAAGGTAAGAAACGCCACCAAAAAATTTAATTTTAAACCTGTTCCAACAAAAAAATAA
- a CDS encoding pirin family protein gives MSNIGMIIEERSRDIGDFLVGRLIPFRKKRMIGPFIFIDHMGPTKLGPNKYMDVDQHPHTGLSTLTFMLEGEIMHEDSLGTKQRIKPGSVNWMTAGKGVTHTERTPEDLRNGNTFVAHGYQIWVALPKDLEDMAPEFHHIEEKDIPRWRDESAEFKLVAGQGYGKESPVPVHSNLFMVEVKNTEAYALNVNRNLSGEIGVCIVKGSIEACGETVGEGNILVSKVEDTCNIKLQPNTHLLLFGGEPFPEERYIYWNFVASSQEKLDQAKKAWSDKNFPMMKNDSSYVPLPG, from the coding sequence ATGTCGAACATTGGGATGATCATAGAAGAAAGGAGCCGTGATATTGGTGATTTTTTAGTGGGCAGGTTGATACCCTTTCGCAAAAAACGCATGATCGGCCCTTTTATATTTATAGATCACATGGGACCTACCAAATTGGGGCCAAATAAATATATGGATGTGGACCAGCATCCCCATACGGGACTTTCTACTTTGACTTTTATGCTGGAAGGCGAAATAATGCACGAGGACAGCCTTGGGACCAAACAAAGAATAAAACCGGGCTCAGTAAATTGGATGACGGCAGGGAAGGGGGTAACCCATACAGAAAGAACCCCGGAAGATCTAAGGAATGGTAATACATTTGTGGCACATGGCTATCAAATATGGGTAGCTTTGCCCAAAGATCTGGAAGATATGGCGCCAGAGTTTCATCATATAGAAGAAAAAGATATTCCCAGATGGAGAGACGAAAGTGCCGAATTTAAATTGGTGGCGGGACAAGGATATGGAAAAGAATCCCCTGTTCCCGTGCATTCCAACCTGTTTATGGTAGAGGTCAAGAACACAGAAGCCTATGCTCTAAATGTAAACAGGAATTTGAGCGGCGAAATAGGTGTCTGTATCGTAAAGGGAAGTATTGAAGCCTGTGGTGAAACCGTAGGGGAGGGCAATATTTTAGTGTCCAAAGTAGAGGACACCTGTAACATAAAACTACAGCCCAATACACATTTATTGTTATTTGGTGGCGAACCTTTTCCAGAGGAACGCTATATTTATTGGAATTTTGTTGCATCCAGTCAAGAAAAGCTGGATCAGGCCAAAAAAGCATGGAGCGATAAAAATTTTCCGATGATGAAAAATGATAGTTCTTACGTACCCTTACCAGGGTAA
- a CDS encoding 3D domain-containing protein codes for MIIVVLILLGCTQKKVGPQSKPAPKYEWYGHEVIASAYNSVFWQTDSISPSVAAWGDTLKPGMKSIAVSRDLIKMGLRHNTMVKIDTFPDTFLVKDKMHWRWKNRIDIYMGKNIKKAREWGKKKLMICYAVPLDTIINTIE; via the coding sequence ATGATCATAGTAGTTTTGATCCTGTTGGGTTGTACACAGAAAAAAGTGGGCCCGCAGAGTAAACCTGCGCCAAAATACGAATGGTACGGTCACGAGGTCATAGCTTCGGCATACAATTCGGTGTTCTGGCAAACAGACAGCATTAGTCCGTCCGTTGCCGCCTGGGGAGACACCCTAAAACCGGGAATGAAATCCATTGCAGTATCCAGGGACCTCATAAAAATGGGACTAAGGCACAACACCATGGTGAAAATAGATACCTTTCCGGATACATTTCTGGTAAAAGATAAAATGCACTGGAGATGGAAAAACCGTATAGACATATATATGGGCAAAAACATAAAAAAAGCAAGGGAATGGGGCAAAAAGAAATTGATGATCTGCTACGCAGTTCCCTTGGATACAATTATAAATACAATTGAATGA
- a CDS encoding serine hydrolase domain-containing protein — translation MKLLKRVLLLLLIVIGVVIYLNYPKLNIISGYAAKNMASGVYVAHRSAASINQYDNSAPLIELASTKVNKTESSAASTVYGLMERKAVYRDGLGAVLINDDYNPEALKIRPRRNQPMDTLPYPFGQAEPVDTIFSEVDMDLINKAVAMAFAEPETQKTRTLLILYKGHLLAEKYIDGFDKDTPILGWSMTKSVLATYYGILEHQGKFEMDWPAPIVEWKDDERKNITLDHLLRMQSGLAWEEDYTGISDVTRMLFLDSDMTVAQKNKEAIAEPTEIWNYSSGTTNLLSGILRQQFRSHQEYLDFPYASLIDKIGMYSMVMEADIAGNYVGSSYAWANTRDWARFGQLYLNKGNWNGEQLFDSTWVDYITTPTAHSNGTYGAHFWLNADGKYPDVPKDLFSCNGFEGQYVFMIPSKDLVVVRTGLAEEPHFDVNGVLSNIVKALP, via the coding sequence ATGAAACTACTTAAGCGCGTTCTGTTACTCCTCCTTATCGTAATTGGAGTGGTCATATATCTTAATTATCCCAAATTGAACATTATTTCCGGTTATGCAGCCAAAAATATGGCCTCTGGTGTTTATGTGGCGCATCGTTCTGCCGCCAGTATAAACCAATACGATAACAGTGCTCCGTTAATAGAATTGGCATCCACCAAGGTCAATAAGACAGAATCTTCCGCTGCGTCCACTGTTTACGGCCTAATGGAGCGTAAAGCGGTGTACCGAGATGGATTGGGTGCTGTTTTAATAAACGATGATTACAACCCAGAAGCATTGAAGATCAGGCCGCGTAGGAACCAACCCATGGATACTTTACCTTATCCTTTTGGCCAGGCCGAACCTGTGGACACCATTTTTTCCGAGGTGGACATGGATTTGATCAATAAAGCTGTTGCGATGGCATTTGCCGAACCGGAAACTCAAAAAACCAGGACCCTGCTCATACTGTACAAAGGGCATTTGTTGGCAGAAAAATATATTGATGGATTTGATAAGGACACCCCAATTTTAGGTTGGTCCATGACCAAAAGCGTGCTTGCTACGTATTATGGAATATTGGAACATCAAGGAAAATTTGAAATGGATTGGCCTGCTCCCATAGTGGAATGGAAAGATGATGAGCGAAAGAACATTACCCTGGATCATTTGCTCCGTATGCAAAGCGGATTGGCTTGGGAAGAAGATTATACAGGTATTTCGGATGTGACCCGTATGCTTTTTTTGGATAGTGATATGACGGTGGCACAAAAAAATAAGGAAGCAATCGCCGAACCTACGGAAATTTGGAACTACTCTTCGGGAACTACCAACCTTTTGTCCGGAATATTAAGGCAACAGTTTAGAAGCCACCAAGAATATTTGGATTTTCCTTATGCATCCTTAATAGATAAGATCGGTATGTACTCCATGGTCATGGAGGCCGATATCGCTGGAAATTATGTGGGGTCTTCCTATGCATGGGCCAACACACGTGATTGGGCCCGATTTGGCCAATTGTATTTAAACAAAGGAAATTGGAACGGTGAACAATTGTTCGATTCAACATGGGTAGATTATATAACCACACCAACTGCCCATTCCAATGGAACCTATGGCGCTCATTTTTGGTTGAATGCCGATGGTAAATATCCCGATGTTCCAAAAGACCTTTTTTCGTGCAATGGTTTCGAAGGCCAATATGTATTTATGATTCCTTCCAAGGATCTGGTCGTTGTAAGGACCGGTTTGGCCGAAGAGCCCCATTTTGATGTAAACGGGGTGCTGTCGAACATCGTAAAAGCGTTACCGTAA
- a CDS encoding class I SAM-dependent methyltransferase, whose amino-acid sequence MENQWLNKWNSRYSKKSYAYGTEPNLYLKNKLGTLGTGTILFPAEGEGRNAVYAAQLGWDVSAFDISEAGKQKAIKLAEQKQVSIDYKIGELEVLDYKPEQFDAIALIYAHFPPNIRSNYHRLLHTYLKKGGTIIFEAFSKDHLKFRNKNPHVGGPMDLDSLFSLEELTSDFQDYEILELKKTTIELNEGDSHVGTGSVIRFLGRKR is encoded by the coding sequence ATGGAAAACCAATGGCTTAATAAATGGAATTCACGCTACAGCAAAAAAAGCTATGCCTATGGAACAGAACCAAACCTATATCTTAAAAATAAACTTGGGACACTAGGTACAGGAACCATACTTTTCCCTGCCGAGGGAGAAGGCCGCAATGCGGTGTATGCCGCACAATTGGGCTGGGATGTTTCCGCTTTTGATATAAGTGAGGCAGGAAAGCAAAAAGCAATCAAGCTAGCTGAACAAAAGCAAGTTTCCATTGACTATAAAATTGGAGAATTGGAAGTGTTGGACTATAAACCGGAACAATTTGATGCCATAGCGTTGATATATGCACACTTCCCGCCCAATATCCGTTCCAATTACCACAGATTATTGCACACATATCTAAAAAAAGGAGGAACAATCATTTTTGAAGCCTTTAGCAAGGACCATCTAAAATTCAGAAATAAAAACCCTCACGTAGGCGGACCAATGGACTTGGATTCCTTATTTTCACTGGAAGAGTTAACATCCGATTTTCAGGATTATGAAATTTTGGAACTTAAAAAAACAACCATCGAACTTAACGAGGGTGACAGCCATGTCGGCACAGGTTCCGTGATACGTTTTTTGGGAAGAAAGCGATAA
- a CDS encoding 3-keto-disaccharide hydrolase → MMTQKRTIYTFICSFLLACTTSMYSQNISPLEGRWDLEMDFMDKTSPSWLEIRHSGHATLIGRFVFAFGSARPISEVETYGDNKFTFSIPNQWEPKGSDMIFHGVLENDKLKGTLIYTDGSIIDWTGVKAPKLTYTENPKWGKTISVFNGKDLSGWHIDGEKNQWQVKDGILTSPESGSNLITDEKFQDFKLHVEFRYPEGSNSGIYLRGRYEVQIVDSQGLEPSDIYLGGVYGFLEPNENASKPAGEWQTYDITLIGRRVTVVLNGKTVISDATIPGITGGALDSKEGEPGPFMIQGDHGPIEYRSFEVTPLKK, encoded by the coding sequence ATGATGACCCAAAAGAGAACTATTTACACCTTTATTTGTAGCTTTCTGCTCGCCTGTACAACAAGTATGTATTCCCAAAATATAAGCCCGTTGGAAGGCCGATGGGACTTGGAAATGGATTTTATGGACAAGACCTCGCCTTCCTGGTTGGAGATCAGGCATTCGGGCCATGCTACGTTGATCGGCCGTTTTGTATTTGCCTTTGGTAGCGCCAGGCCCATTTCCGAAGTAGAAACATATGGTGACAACAAGTTTACCTTTAGTATTCCCAACCAATGGGAGCCTAAAGGCAGCGACATGATTTTTCATGGAGTGCTGGAAAACGATAAACTAAAAGGCACCCTGATCTATACCGATGGATCTATTATTGATTGGACCGGGGTAAAAGCCCCAAAATTGACATATACCGAAAACCCTAAATGGGGTAAAACCATAAGTGTTTTTAACGGCAAGGACCTATCGGGCTGGCATATTGATGGAGAAAAGAACCAATGGCAGGTCAAGGATGGTATTTTGACCAGCCCAGAGTCTGGATCAAATCTGATCACGGATGAAAAATTTCAAGATTTTAAACTACATGTAGAGTTTAGGTATCCCGAAGGAAGCAATAGTGGAATCTACTTGCGTGGTCGGTATGAGGTACAGATAGTGGACAGCCAAGGCCTGGAGCCTTCCGACATCTATTTAGGTGGTGTATATGGATTTTTGGAGCCCAATGAGAATGCTTCCAAACCTGCAGGAGAATGGCAAACTTATGACATTACCTTGATCGGAAGACGTGTTACTGTGGTATTGAATGGGAAAACGGTAATTTCCGATGCCACCATTCCCGGTATAACGGGAGGTGCTTTGGACAGTAAAGAAGGAGAACCGGGCCCTTTTATGATCCAAGGTGATCATGGACCTATTGAGTACCGAAGTTTTGAAGTGACCCCATTGAAAAAATAA
- a CDS encoding N-acyl-D-amino-acid deacylase family protein, producing the protein MKSLKYFTFLSLIFLLTQCSQPQNFDVLIKNGQIVDGSGKPSYVGDLGINADTIAAIGNLSSAKGTQEIDATGLAVAPGFINMLSWAGETLIEDGRSMGGIKQGVTLEIFGEGWSMGPLSESMKKQEEEKQGDIKYDIEWNTLGEYLEFLTNKGVSPNVASFVGATTLRIHTVGYEDRAPTPQELDNMKLMVGQAMEEGALGVGTSLIYAPAFYSSTEELIELSKVAADYDGMYISHMRSEGPRLLESLDELIRIADEAGIRAEIYHLKQSGKDNWHKFDEVVAKVDSANAAGLHITANMYNYIAGSTGLDASMPPWVQEGGYDKWAERLQDPEIRKRVKQEMIEPTDKWESLMQAAGDPSKILLVGFNADSLKYLTGKSLKEVAEIRGTSPEETAMDLVVEDGSSVSTIYFLMSEENVKKQIALPWMSFGSDARSMATEGVFLRSSTHPRAYGNVARLLGKYVRDEKVIPLEEAVHKLSKYPASNLKIEKRGSLERGNYADVVLFDPEAINDKATFEDPHQYAEGVKHVFVNGTQVLKDGEHTGELPGIVVRGPGYTGN; encoded by the coding sequence ATGAAAAGCCTCAAGTATTTTACATTTTTATCGCTTATTTTTCTCTTAACCCAATGTTCGCAGCCTCAAAACTTTGATGTTTTAATTAAGAACGGTCAAATAGTCGACGGTTCAGGTAAACCATCTTATGTTGGTGACCTTGGCATTAATGCAGACACCATTGCCGCAATAGGTAATTTAAGCTCTGCCAAAGGAACTCAGGAAATCGATGCAACAGGACTGGCCGTTGCCCCAGGGTTTATAAATATGCTGAGCTGGGCAGGCGAAACATTGATTGAGGATGGACGGTCCATGGGAGGAATTAAGCAAGGCGTGACCTTGGAAATATTTGGAGAAGGTTGGTCTATGGGACCACTTTCCGAATCCATGAAGAAACAGGAAGAGGAAAAACAAGGCGACATTAAATATGACATTGAATGGAACACCTTGGGCGAGTATTTGGAATTTTTGACAAACAAAGGGGTATCACCTAACGTGGCCTCCTTTGTCGGGGCAACTACTTTGCGAATTCATACCGTGGGATATGAGGACCGTGCTCCTACCCCGCAAGAACTTGATAATATGAAACTTATGGTCGGGCAAGCCATGGAAGAAGGTGCTTTGGGTGTTGGCACTTCATTGATCTATGCCCCAGCCTTTTATTCCAGTACCGAAGAATTGATAGAACTCTCCAAAGTAGCTGCAGATTACGATGGGATGTACATAAGCCATATGCGAAGCGAAGGACCACGTTTGTTGGAAAGTTTGGATGAATTGATTCGAATAGCGGATGAAGCAGGTATCAGGGCCGAAATTTATCATCTTAAACAAAGTGGCAAGGATAACTGGCATAAATTTGATGAGGTAGTGGCCAAAGTGGATTCCGCCAATGCAGCGGGATTGCATATTACCGCCAATATGTACAATTATATAGCCGGATCTACAGGACTGGATGCCTCCATGCCACCATGGGTGCAAGAAGGAGGTTATGATAAATGGGCCGAAAGGTTACAGGACCCCGAGATAAGAAAAAGGGTAAAACAAGAAATGATCGAACCTACGGACAAATGGGAGAGTCTAATGCAGGCAGCGGGAGATCCCTCTAAAATTCTCTTGGTCGGGTTCAATGCGGATTCCCTAAAATACTTAACTGGAAAATCACTTAAAGAAGTTGCAGAAATAAGAGGTACATCGCCCGAGGAGACCGCAATGGATTTAGTGGTGGAAGATGGCAGTAGCGTTAGCACCATTTATTTTCTAATGTCGGAAGAAAATGTAAAAAAACAAATAGCCCTACCTTGGATGAGCTTTGGTTCCGATGCGAGGTCAATGGCCACAGAAGGAGTGTTCTTAAGATCGAGTACGCATCCTAGGGCCTATGGGAATGTAGCCCGATTGTTGGGTAAATATGTACGTGATGAAAAAGTGATTCCCTTGGAAGAAGCAGTGCATAAATTATCCAAATACCCCGCGAGCAACTTAAAAATAGAGAAAAGGGGAAGTCTTGAACGTGGCAATTATGCCGATGTGGTTTTGTTCGACCCGGAGGCCATAAACGATAAAGCCACATTCGAAGATCCCCATCAATATGCTGAAGGTGTAAAACATGTGTTTGTAAATGGCACCCAAGTGCTGAAAGATGGTGAACATACCGGTGAATTGCCAGGAATAGTAGTTCGTGGCCCGGGATATACCGGAAACTAA